A single Drosophila miranda strain MSH22 chromosome XR, D.miranda_PacBio2.1, whole genome shotgun sequence DNA region contains:
- the LOC117186595 gene encoding uncharacterized protein LOC117186595, which translates to MALKNGKGNKELNNMSHEELQEWTTKIICEAQCENSMNQNLELTRLYSTDVHSIVTNFEQNAIDAAIACHGLFMDNARQEPSTINDEEQQPPVRRQRLSLPQQQSTFSNDLIRHIEPVHNKNSYAKSHNRNQDLHLFEAVILETIDRLGLRRTT; encoded by the exons ATGGCATTAAAAAATGGGAAAGGAAATAAAGAGC TCAATAATATGTCACATGAGGAGCTGCAAGAATGGACCACAAAAATCATATGCGAAGCTCAGTGCGAAAATTCAATGAACCAAAATCTGGAGTTGACACGCTTGTACTCTACTGATGTGCACTCTATAGTGACAAATTTTGAGCAAAATGCCATCGATGCAGCCATTGCTTGTCACGGACTTTTCATGGATAATGCCCGTCAAGAACCTTCCACAATCAATGATGAAGAGCAACAACCTCCAGTGCGTCGACAGCGCCTGTCGCTACCGCAGCAGCAGTCTACATTTAGCAACGATTTAATAAGACATATAGAGCCAGTGCACAATAAAAACTCATATGCTAAATCGCACAACAGGAATCAGGATTTACACCTTTTCGAGGCGGTTATATTGGAGACAATTGACAGACTCGGCTTACGCCGCACAACTTAG